In the Afipia sp. GAS231 genome, GCTACGCCACCGCAGAGGAACTGACCGCGATGCGCGAGAAGGCGCGCGCCGAGGGCCGCACCCGGCTCTATGACGGGCTGTGGCGAGATCGCGATCCTTCCGAGGCGCCCGCGGGCATGAAGCCCACCATCCGCCTCAAGGCGCCGCAGACCGGCGAGACCGTGATCGAGGACCAGGTGCAGGGCCGTGTGGTCTGGCAGAACGAGAACCTCGACGATCTCGTGCTTTTGCGCGGCGACGGCAATCCGACCTACATGCTGGCGGTCGTGGTCGACGACCATGACATGGGCGTGACCCATGTAATCCGGGGCGACGACCACCTGATCAACGCCGCCCGCCAGAAGCAGATCTACGACGCGCTGGGGTGGGACATCCCCAACATGTCGCATATCCCGCTGATCCACGGCCCCGACGGCGCAAAGCTTTCGAAACGTCATGGCGCGCTGGGCGTCGAGGCCTACCGCGCCATGGGCTATCTGCCCGCAGCGCTGCGCAATTACCTGGTCCGGCTCGGCTGGAGCCATGGCGACCAGGAAATCTTCTCGACGCAGGAGATGATCGACGCATTCGACCTGTCAGGCGTAGGCCGGTCGGCGGCGCGGTTCGATTTCGCCAAGCTGGAAAACCTCAACGGCCACTATATCCGCCACGCTGACGACCAGACGCTGGTGAGCCAGTTCGAGAAGGTGCTGGACTACGTCCCCGACGGCGCAGAGTTGAAGGCCAAGCTCAACGACACCACCCGCGCGCAATTACTGCGGGCGATGC is a window encoding:
- the gltX gene encoding glutamate--tRNA ligase codes for the protein MNTPVVTRFAPSPTGFLHIGGARTALFNWLYAKKTGGKMLLRIEDTDRERSTEPAIAAILDGLKWLELDWDGDVIYQFSRAARHREVAEQLLASGKAYHCYATAEELTAMREKARAEGRTRLYDGLWRDRDPSEAPAGMKPTIRLKAPQTGETVIEDQVQGRVVWQNENLDDLVLLRGDGNPTYMLAVVVDDHDMGVTHVIRGDDHLINAARQKQIYDALGWDIPNMSHIPLIHGPDGAKLSKRHGALGVEAYRAMGYLPAALRNYLVRLGWSHGDQEIFSTQEMIDAFDLSGVGRSAARFDFAKLENLNGHYIRHADDQTLVSQFEKVLDYVPDGAELKAKLNDTTRAQLLRAMPSLKERAKTLLELIAGSYFIFADRPLEIEPKALALLTPETRALIGQLRTALEAVTDWSAETTEAAMRNFAEQNNLKLGGVAQPLRVALTGRTTSPGIFDVLAVLGRDQCLARLGDQAAG